From the genome of Leptospira saintgironsiae, one region includes:
- a CDS encoding PdxA family dehydrogenase, translating to MSREKLNTFSQQRQILLISSNFSLSYPGWQEIKDPFSISSPGLYLWRTSALSSSEQKSLVIGKPGPTSGKAAFASLEEVVRIQKKIGGNLITLPLSKEWVIKAGVKKFTGHTEYLAEVYKKKTYMLMAGKELNVLPLTTHVPLKKVPSYLKKIHLSSFISAVRSAPISKGKIAFLGLNPHAGEGGKVGDEEKKILMPIISKMRKAGLDVTDPLSADGAFSETSRAKYSLFLACYHDQGLIPFKMWEGKFGVNVTLGLDFIRVSPDHGTAFDIAGLGKADPESFLQCLEWVSGRVSAENDLRRSH from the coding sequence ATGTCTAGGGAGAAGTTAAACACCTTCTCCCAGCAAAGACAAATCTTACTTATCAGTTCAAATTTTTCTCTTTCGTATCCTGGTTGGCAGGAAATCAAAGATCCATTTTCAATATCTTCTCCCGGACTTTATCTTTGGAGAACATCTGCACTTTCTTCTTCTGAACAAAAATCCTTAGTGATTGGTAAGCCTGGTCCAACATCCGGCAAAGCTGCATTTGCAAGTTTAGAAGAAGTGGTCCGCATCCAAAAAAAAATTGGCGGCAACCTGATCACTCTTCCTTTAAGTAAAGAATGGGTGATCAAGGCCGGAGTGAAAAAATTCACGGGACATACTGAGTATCTGGCAGAGGTATATAAGAAAAAAACATATATGCTTATGGCTGGAAAAGAACTGAATGTTTTACCTTTAACAACTCATGTTCCATTAAAGAAAGTACCTTCTTACCTTAAAAAAATCCACCTATCCAGTTTTATTTCTGCCGTTCGTTCCGCTCCTATTTCTAAAGGTAAAATCGCGTTCTTAGGTTTAAACCCTCACGCAGGAGAAGGTGGAAAGGTTGGGGACGAAGAGAAGAAGATACTGATGCCGATCATATCAAAAATGAGAAAAGCAGGGTTAGATGTTACAGATCCGCTCTCCGCAGACGGTGCGTTCAGCGAAACTTCCAGGGCAAAGTATTCTTTGTTTTTGGCATGTTATCATGACCAAGGACTTATCCCATTCAAGATGTGGGAGGGAAAATTCGGAGTGAATGTAACTTTGGGGCTGGATTTTATCAGGGTTTCTCCAGACCATGGGACTGCTTTTGATATTGCGGGTCTCGGAAAAGCGGATCCGGAGAGTTTTCTGCAATGTTTAGAGTGGGTGTCGGGGCGGGTTTCTGCCGAAAATGATCTTAGGAGATCTCATTGA
- a CDS encoding circularly permuted ATPgrasp domain protein, with translation METSLAEILNEKCSCSSLNKELLSEEAHFYSETPSFINISDKNKIRQILLSIRNALRLPEVRERLLQYHDPKEKIKDITGGVFLSLDFHQTKEGPKLIEINTNAGGAYLQLKLLEAQIKCCKIVEIAIQNAETLRNLEERFYSIFIDEWISNGRTGKPGFIAIVDKNPADQFLYPEFLLFRDLFRSKGIHSEILDPDQIELKADELYFEGKKIDLIYNRLTDFHLSEDQNSKIRETWLKKKVIITPSPLDYDLYARKTNLQVLSDIDFLIKSGLDKKDSEILISAIPDTKIVTLGNAKELWERRKNIFFKPKEGFGSKAAYYGGKLTKNKFSEILNGEYISQEFVPPSVRVTSISGEERELKMDIRAYIYNDEVLLLASRLYQGQTTNFRTPGGGFSPLYTLPEIV, from the coding sequence ATGGAAACCAGCTTAGCAGAAATACTGAATGAAAAATGTTCTTGTTCTAGTTTGAACAAAGAGCTCCTGAGCGAAGAAGCGCATTTTTATTCTGAAACACCTTCTTTCATTAATATTTCGGATAAGAATAAGATCCGGCAAATTCTTCTTTCTATTCGGAACGCCTTGCGTTTGCCTGAGGTAAGAGAAAGGCTTTTGCAATACCATGATCCGAAAGAAAAAATAAAAGATATTACCGGAGGAGTCTTTCTCAGTTTAGATTTCCATCAGACAAAAGAAGGTCCTAAGCTTATTGAAATCAATACGAATGCAGGTGGCGCTTACTTACAGTTAAAACTTTTAGAAGCGCAGATCAAATGTTGCAAGATTGTTGAAATCGCTATTCAGAATGCGGAAACTCTTCGAAATTTAGAAGAAAGATTTTATTCCATATTCATTGATGAATGGATCTCTAACGGGCGGACCGGAAAGCCTGGCTTTATCGCGATCGTGGACAAAAATCCTGCAGACCAGTTCTTATATCCTGAATTCCTGTTATTTAGAGATCTATTTAGATCCAAAGGGATTCACTCTGAAATCTTAGATCCGGATCAGATCGAACTAAAAGCAGATGAACTCTATTTCGAGGGAAAGAAAATCGATTTGATCTATAATAGATTGACCGATTTTCATTTATCTGAAGATCAGAATTCTAAAATTCGAGAAACTTGGTTGAAGAAAAAAGTAATCATTACACCAAGCCCATTAGATTACGACCTATACGCTCGAAAAACGAATTTGCAAGTTCTTTCGGACATTGATTTTCTAATAAAATCAGGGCTGGATAAGAAGGATTCAGAAATCCTAATATCAGCTATTCCGGATACCAAAATTGTAACCTTGGGAAATGCAAAAGAACTCTGGGAGAGAAGAAAGAATATATTCTTTAAACCTAAAGAAGGTTTCGGTAGTAAGGCGGCCTATTACGGAGGAAAACTTACTAAGAATAAGTTTTCTGAGATCCTAAATGGGGAATACATAAGTCAGGAATTCGTTCCTCCTTCTGTTCGGGTCACATCTATCTCTGGCGAAGAAAGAGAATTAAAGATGGATATAAGGGCTTATATCTATAATGATGAGGTCTTACTTTTAGCCAGCCGTTTGTACCAAGGGCAGACCACGAATTTCAGGACTCCAGGAGGAGGATTTTCTCCTTTGTATACATTACCTGAAATAGTGTAG
- a CDS encoding sterol desaturase family protein, which produces MNFHKQLFQYMMDLVPKIPIIFLIDFLRYFIFAGIVFLIFYIWKHPFQYRKIQEKNAKPSQFRKEFLYSVSSVIVYTSVTLIVFLFRKYGYFKFYERIDEYGWGYLILSTVMILGIQDFYFYWTHRLMHTRLFYKRFHKVHHDSITPSPWTAYSFSPWEALVHSLIMPIVALLFPVHPLALMIFMTFQIIRNVLGHSGYEIFPSWMGTNKILKLVNSNTNHDMHHQSFRYNYGLYTTVWDYLFGTVHPEYEKTFAEITSKKPEQKRRELQKSI; this is translated from the coding sequence ATGAATTTTCACAAACAATTATTTCAATATATGATGGATTTGGTTCCCAAAATCCCAATTATATTCCTAATAGATTTCTTAAGATACTTTATATTCGCAGGTATCGTATTTTTGATCTTCTATATTTGGAAACATCCATTTCAATACAGAAAGATCCAAGAAAAGAATGCTAAACCCTCTCAGTTCAGAAAAGAATTTTTATATTCTGTTTCTTCCGTAATCGTTTATACATCAGTAACTCTGATCGTATTTCTATTTAGAAAATATGGGTACTTCAAATTTTACGAACGTATAGATGAGTATGGCTGGGGATATCTGATCTTAAGCACGGTAATGATCTTGGGTATCCAGGACTTTTACTTTTATTGGACGCATAGGCTAATGCATACTCGTTTGTTCTATAAAAGATTTCATAAGGTGCATCATGATTCGATCACACCTTCTCCTTGGACTGCATACTCTTTTAGTCCTTGGGAGGCATTGGTCCATTCTCTTATAATGCCAATCGTGGCTTTATTATTCCCTGTCCATCCTTTGGCTTTAATGATCTTTATGACTTTCCAAATTATACGAAATGTTTTAGGTCATAGCGGTTATGAAATTTTTCCAAGTTGGATGGGAACAAATAAGATCTTAAAATTAGTGAATTCAAACACCAACCATGATATGCACCACCAAAGTTTCCGTTATAATTACGGACTTTATACAACTGTTTGGGATTATCTATTTGGGACAGTTCATCCAGAATACGAAAAAACTTTCGCAGAAATAACTTCTAAAAAACCGGAACAAAAAAGAAGAGAACTGCAAAAAAGTATCTGA